The genomic region TTGACGCCGCGAAGCTCCAGCATCGGCTAGCCCCCTGCGCGGCGGCGCGCTTCGGCGGCCGCGGCCTGCGTGGTCTCGGCATCGGTGCCGAGATAGACCTCGATGACGCGCGGATCGCCCGCGACTGCGCTCGGCAGGCCTTCCGAGATCTTCTCGCCGTGATCGAGCACCATGACGCGGTCGACGACGCGCATCAGGACGCCCATGATGTGCTCGACCCAGATGATAGTGATGCCCAGCTCGTCGCGGATGTTGCGCAACATGTCCGCGGCCTGATCCATCTCGGCATCGTCGAGACCGCCGAGGCTCTCGTCGGCGAGCAATAGTTTTGGCGCGGTGGCGAGCGCCTTCGCCAGCTCGAGCTTCTTCAGCCCCGCTGCGCCAAGCCCATCGACGCTGGCATGGCGGTCGGTCGGCAGACCGACCATCGCCAGCGAGCGTTCGGCCGCCTCCTCGGCCTTGGCGCGGCTGTGGCGGCCCTGGCCGTAGAAGCCGGCAAGCGCCACGTTCTCGAAAATGCTCAGACGGCGGAACGGCCGCGGGATCTGGAAGGTCCGCCCGATGCCGCTGTTGATGATCCGGTGCGGCGCAAGGCCCGCGATCTCGTGCCCGGCGAACAGGATCGATCCGGAGGTCGGCGCCAGTGTGCCGGACAGCATGTTGAAGATCGTGCTCTTGCCCGAGCCGTTGGGACCGATCAGGCCGAGGATCTCGCCCTCGTCGACCCTGAACGACACGTTGTTCACGGCGGTGAAGCCGCCAAACCGCTTCACCAATCCGTTGACTTCCAACACCGCAGCACTCCGCTACTGGTT from Bradyrhizobium sp. CB1015 harbors:
- a CDS encoding ABC transporter ATP-binding protein, with translation MLEVNGLVKRFGGFTAVNNVSFRVDEGEILGLIGPNGSGKSTIFNMLSGTLAPTSGSILFAGHEIAGLAPHRIINSGIGRTFQIPRPFRRLSIFENVALAGFYGQGRHSRAKAEEAAERSLAMVGLPTDRHASVDGLGAAGLKKLELAKALATAPKLLLADESLGGLDDAEMDQAADMLRNIRDELGITIIWVEHIMGVLMRVVDRVMVLDHGEKISEGLPSAVAGDPRVIEVYLGTDAETTQAAAAEARRRAGG